A portion of the Fulvia fulva chromosome 1, complete sequence genome contains these proteins:
- a CDS encoding Sterol-4-alpha-carboxylate 3-dehydrogenase, decarboxylating, with product MATTYDEKQIRSLGNVLVTGGSGFLGNHIVTLLASRKACAKLTVLDLKAPLNPVPGVNYEQGDLTDYDSMLKFFGKHNFDGVIHTASPVMTASKNRDLTYKVNVEGTKTMVRAAQETGVKTFVYTSSASVIHDTQSDLVNANETYPLIMGKEQPEYYTTTKALAELHVLAANRAPSHPKFLTAALRPSAMFGTGDVQLIPPGLSAYYRGQTKIQIGQNENLFDFTEITNVAHAHHLALAALMATHDRDASGKIAPLDHEKVDGEAFFITNDAPVYFFDFARMCWAAAGDRTTPAQVWTLSKDFGLFLATLMEWIFFMFRLGKPNLTRQQVRYTCMTRYYNIDKAKRRLGYRPLVKLDEGIRKGVADALYRGVVVGQPPELKGKKIQ from the coding sequence ATGGCCACCACGTACGATGAGAAGCAGATAAGAAGTCTGGGAAATGTTCTGGTCACCGGCGGCTCTGGCTTCCTTGGGAACCACATCGTCACTCTGTTGGCATCGCGGAAAGCATGTGCAAAGCTCACCGTCCTCGATCTGAAGGCCCCGCTGAACCCAGTGCCTGGGGTCAACTACGAGCAGGGCGATCTCACCGACTACGATTCAATGCTCAAGTTCTTCGGCAAGCACAACTTCGACGGCGTTATTCACACAGCGAGCCCCGTCATGACCGCCAGCAAGAACAGAGATCTGACATACAAAGTCAATGTCGAGGGAACGAAGACGATGGTGCGCGCAGCACAAGAGACGGGCGTCAAGACATTCGTATACACCAGCTCGGCTAGTGTGATCCACGACACCCAGAGCGACCTGGTCAATGCCAACGAGACATACCCTTTGATCATGGGCAAGGAGCAGCCAGAGTACTACACCACAACGAAAGCACTGGCGGAACTGCACGTATTGGCAGCTAACCGCGCACCCTCTCACCCCAAGTTCCTGACCGCTGCGCTTCGACCATCTGCCATGTTCGGCACTGGCGATGTCCAGCTCATCCCCCCAGGGCTGAGCGCCTACTACAGAGGCCAGACGAAGATTCAGATCGGCCAGAACGAAAACCTGTTCGACTTCACCGAGATCACGAACGTAGCCCACGCCCACCACTTAGCTCTAGCCGCCCTGATGGCCACCCACGACCGCGACGCCAGCGGAAAGATTGCGCCTCTTGACCACGAAAAGGTCGACGGCGAAGCCTTCTTCATCACCAACGATGCGCCAGTCTACTTCTTCGATTTCGCACGTATGTGCTGGGCAGCAGCAGGGGACCGAACCACACCCGCTCAGGTCTGGACTCTGAGCAAAGACTTTGGACTATTCTTGGCCACACTTATGGAGTGGATCTTCTTCATGTTCAGACTTGGAAAGCCGAACTTGACCAGGCAGCAGGTGCGGTACACGTGCATGACAAGGTACTACAACATCGATAAGGCGAAGCGACGTCTCGGGTACCGGCCCCTGGTGAAGCTGGATGAAGGCATACGCAAAGGTGTGGCGGATGCGTTGTATAGAGGCGTAGTTGTGGGACAACCCCCCGAGTTGAAAGGCAAGAAGATACAGTAG
- a CDS encoding putative transketolase, with the protein MGYSKTDELAINTIRTLAVDATFKANSGHPGAPMGMAPVAHVLFNKFMTFNPKNPKWLNRDRFVLSNGHGCMLQYALLHLFGYDVSIDDLKNFRQVDSITPGHPESHDTPGIEVTTGPLGQGFTNAVGLAIAQAHTAGVFNKPGYELVNNYTYTFFGDGCAMEGVASEAASTAGHLQLGNLIAIYDDNHISIDGDTKCAFTEDVTKRFEAYGWHVEWVKDGDSDLEGIEAAIKKAKEIKDKPSMIRLTTTIGFGSKLQGTGGVHGNPLKDDDCKQVKEKFGFDPEKSFVVPQEVYDMYHKHASEGAAAEQEWNKLLEKYSEEHKELGADLKRRLTGKLPEGWQTKLPVYKPSDKAIASRKLSESVLEAIYEAVPELVSGSADLTGSNNTRWKAAVDFQPPSLGIGEWSGRYMRYGVREHAMAGIMNGLSAYGTIIPAGGTFLNFVSYAAGAVRLSSLSHQRVIYIATHDSIGLGEDGPTHQPIETLAHFRALPNMMVWRPADGNETSAAYYVALTSQSTPSIMALTRQNLPQLEGSTIEKAIKGGYVALEDSNAQITLVSTGSEVSLCLEAVKYLKDNHNTAARVVSMPCVEVFDAQSKDYKLSVIPDGIPALSVEVMSTLGWEKYSHEQFGLNRFGASGPYTKVYEKFEFTPAGVAKRAVATVDFYKEVKPLRSPLNRAFQQLI; encoded by the exons ATGGGTTACAGCAAGACTGACGAATTGGCCATCAACACCATCCGGACGTTGGCC GTCGATGCCACGTTCAAGGCCAACTCCGGCCACCCGGGCGCGCCTATGGGCATGGCCCCTGTGGCCCACGTCTTGTTCAATAAGTTCATGACCTTCAACCCCAAGAACCCCAAGTGGCTGAACCGCGACCGATTCGTGCTCTCCAACGGTCACGGCTGCATGCTGCAGTACGCCCTGCTGCACCTATTCGGCTACGACGTCAGCATTGATGACCTGAAGAACTTCCGCCAGGTTGATAGCATCACGCCAGGTCACCCAGAGAGCCACGACACTCCAGGTATCGAGGTCACAACTGGTCCTCTCGGTCAGGGTTTCACCAATGCAGTCGGTCTGGCCATTGCCCAGGCACACACTGCCGGTGTCTTCAACAAGCCAGGCTACGAGCTGGTGAACAACTACACATACACATTCTTCGGTGATGGCTGCGCTATGGAGGGCGTTGCCAGTGAGGCAGCTTCCACCGCCGGTCATTTGCAGCTCGGTAACCTGATCGCCATCTACGACGACAACCACATCTCCATTG ACGGTGACACCAAGTGCGCCTTCACCGAGGATGTCACCAAGCGCTTCGAGGCGTATGGCTGGCACGTCGAGTGGGTTAAGGACGGTGACAGCGATCTCGAGGGCATCGAGGCCGCCATCAAGAAGGCCAAGGAGATCAAGGACAAGCCATCCATGATCAGACTGACGACCACTATTGGTTTCGGCTCGAAGCTCCAGGGCACCGGCGGTGTCCACGGCAACCCACTGAAGGACGATGACTGCAAGCAGGTCAAGGAGAAGTTCGGTTTCGACCCAGAGAAGAGCTTCGTTGTTCCACAAGAGGTCTACGACATGTACCACAAGCACGCGTCTGAGGGTGCTGCGGCCGAGCAGGAGTGGAACAAGCTTCTCGAAAAATACAGCGAGGAGCACAAGGAGCTCGGCGCTGATCTCAAGCGTCGTCTGACTGGCAAGCTCCCAGAGGGCTGGCAGACAAAGCTCCCGGTCTACAAGCCATCGGACAAGGCTATTGCTTCCCGTAAGCTGTCCGAGTCCGTTCTTGAGGCCATCTACGAGGCCGTTCCAGAGCTTGTGTCCGGATCTGCTGATTTGACTGGCTCCAACAACACCCGCTGGAAGGCCGCCGTCGACTTCCAGCCACCAAGTCTCGGCATTGGTGAGTGGAGCGGTCGCTACATGCGCTACGGTGTGCGTGAGCACGCCATGGCTGGTATCATGAACGGTCTCTCCGCGTACGGTACCATAATCCCGGCCGGTGGCACTTTCTTGAACTTCGTCTCCTACGCTGCCGGTGCCGTCCGTCTCTCTTCGCTCTCCCACCAGCGAGTCATCTACATTGCTACCCACGACTCGATTGGTCTTGGTGAGGACGGCCCAACACATCAGCCTATCGAGACTCTTGCACACTTCCGCGCCCTGCCAAACATGATGGTCTGGCGTCCAGCCGACGGTAACGAGACCTCCGCAGCTTACTACGTGGCTCTCACATCGCAGAGCACACCTTCGATCATGGCTCTGACACGCCAGAACCTGCCACAGCTCGAGGGCTCCACCATCGAGAAGGCCATCAAGGGTGGCTACGTCGCACTCGAGGACTCGAACGCGCAGATCACACTTGTCTCGACAGGCTCAGAGGTGTCGCTCTGCTTGGAAGCCGTCAAGTACCTCAAGGATAACCACAACACTGCTGCCCGTGTCGTCTCGATGCCTTGCGTTGAGGTGTTCGACGCACAATCGAAGGACTACAAGCTTTCAGTGATCCCAGATGGCATCCCAGCACTCAGTGTTGAGGTTATGAGCACTCTCGGATGGGAGAAGTACTCACACGAGCAGTTCGGTCTGAACCGATTCGGTGCTTCCGGACCATACACCAAGGTGTACGAGAAGTTTGAGTTTACTCCAGCTGGTGTGGCCAAGCGCGCAGTCGCAACAGTGGACTTCTACAAGGAGGTCAAGCCATTGCGCTCGCCACTCAACCGTGCGTTCCAGCAGCTCATCTAG
- a CDS encoding Cell division control protein 14 — protein sequence MESLLSPSFDNISSRDSAKIRKGVRQIEGLLAQICLSIAGSRSPHKRKSSALDGGGKQQGQVKALGDLRQDPAYREFFRLQEGFQWNVASRIMSTLECLMGMGNPSDTDLLILAALELLQGVLLLHPPSKCLFGRETHMNLLLDLLDSANPPRIQSQALLVLVAALLDCPRNTRTFEAIDGLLTVTSLFKSRSTTKEVKMRSLEFLYFYLMPEAAVSPMSSASAPNTAILHRDLHRHESAFAGHARTHSGDTMDVDYEDTDIRTQYDKQQLLGQYLRNVGELVADLQDTAPFGVTV from the exons ATGGAGTCGCTCCTTTCACCCTCGTTCGACAACATATCGTCCCGCGACAGTGCGAAGATCCGCAAAGGCGTACGGCAGATCGAGGGACTGCTCGCGCAGATATGTCTTTCGATAGCCGGCTCACGATCACCACACAAACGGAAGAGCTCGGCACTAGATGGGGGAGGAAAGCAACAAGGCCAGGTGAAGGCACTGGGTGATCTCAGGCAAGATCCCGCCTATCGAGAATTCTTTCGGCTACAAGAGGGCTTCCAGTGGAATG TCGCATCACGGATAATGTCGACCCTCGAATGTCTAATGGGGATGGGAAATCCCTCCGATACCGACCTGCTCATATTAGCTGCTCTGGAACTGCTGCAAGGTGTTCTCCTGCTCCACCCGCCCTCGAAATGCCTGTTTGGTCGCGAAACACACATGAACCTCCTTCTAGATCTTCTGGACTCCGCAAACCCGCCGCGAATACAATCGCAGGCTCTGCTAGTGCTCGTGGCCGCACTACTAGATTGTCCCCGCAACACAAGGACATTCGAAGCAATCGATGGCTTGCTCACCGTCACGAGCTTGTTCAAGAGCAGATCGACAACAAAGGAAGTGAAGATGCGATCCTTGGAGTTCCTATACTTTTACCTCATGCCAGAGGCTGCTGTATCGCCAATGTCAAGCGCAAGTGCTCCGAACACTGCGATTTTGCACCGAGACCTCCACAGGCACGAGTCTGCATTCGCTGGCCATGCGAGAACACACTCTGGAGACACCATGGATGTTGACTATGAGGATACCGATATACGGACGCAGTACGATAAGCAGCAGCTGTTGGGCCAGTACCTCAGAAATGTCGGCGAATTGGTAGCGGACCTGCAAGACACTGCGCCATTCGGCGTGACAGTCTGA
- a CDS encoding Cytochrome P450 monooxygenase virE: MQTLTLIVAVVALVGFGLLTLLNAARSTHAWKNKSTEPPGPTLIPWVGRIHDLPIEKMWTKFHEWANIYGPLYRTKMLGANFIIISDEKVAEDILVKQARIFSDRPEMKSLFDSKSSTGTMEYLPLMGKNQYWARQRKFAHAYLTEATNARYYGVMYHETKRWLARLLENPDDFIFSLEDMASKVMCHLTWDDPSHSEYMTPSAWGLLTQMSPAGPITNVITPLWDYLPEPINPWKIAERKRHDIQQAWWMDRLHQVRDSRAKGQARPSWTNTYLEGTRTGGLSGDYEASSALGMMALVGVFTVAGPLYYFLLAMVYHPEWQKKCQQEIDEACCGRMPELTDMPNLPILRACIKETMRWKPNVPTGVAHEAEADGFYEGYMIPKGSRILPLDIAFMRNPVKYPDPENFRPERWLEAGWPTFQEPLTQFPTIMGMTSFGWGQRACLGQSVTRDETVVACGGLLWGFNIGKKPDKNGQPIWPALDKSNSLLIIKPDPFEMAFEPRSAGRAAEIVQNWKATDAQDQADRAAFAEKAVPLAV; encoded by the exons ATGCAGACGCTTACACTTATCGTCGCGGTGGTCGCGCTGGTTGGCTTTGGTCTACTTACTCTGCTCAACGCTGCTCGGTCCACGCATGCCTGGAAGAACAAGTCGACCGAGCCTCCCGGGCCAACACTGATACCATGG GTCGGCAGAATTCACGATCTTCCCATCGAGAAGATGTGGACAAAGTTTCACGAGTGGGCCAACATCTATGGTCCACTGTACCGCACGAAGATGTTGGGCGCCAACTTTATTATCATTTCAGATGAGAAAGTGGCCGAAGACATTCTGGTAAAGCAGGCAAGGATCTTCTCCGACCGTCCTGAGATGAAGTCGCTGTTCGACTCAAAAAGCTCCACTGGGACAATGGAGTATCTTCCTCTCATGGGCAAGAACC AGTACTGGGCACGTCAGCGGAAGTTTGCTCACGCCTATCTCACAGAAGCTACAAACGCTCGTTACTACGGTGTAATGTACCATGAGACTAAGCGATGGCTCGCCCGACTTCTCGAGAATCCGGATGATTTCATTTTCTCCCTGGAAGACATGGCTTCCAAGGTCATGTGCCATCTTACGTGGGACGACCCAAGCCACAGCGAATACATGACACCTAGTGCTTGGGGTCTGTTGACTCAGATGTCGCCTGCTGGTCCCATCACTAACGTCATTACTCCCCTGTGGGACTATCTGCCAGAGCCGATAAATCCCTGGAAGATCGCGGAAAGAAAGCGTCACGATATACAGCAAGCATGGTGGATGGATCGTCTTCACCAAGTGCGCGACTCCAGAGCAAAGGGCCAAGCCCGACCCTCCTGGACAAACACTTATCTCGAAGGCACTAGGACAGGCGGTCTGTCGGGCGATTACGAAGCATCCTCTGCGTTGGGTATGATGGCACTTGTCGGAGTGTTCACTGTGGCTGGTCCGCTGTACTACTTCCTCCTTGCCATGGTCTACCATCCAGAATGGCAGAAGAAGTGCCAGCAGGAGATTGATGAAGCATGCTGCGGACGCATGCCTGAACTAACGGACATGCCAAATCTGCCAATTCTGCGCGCATGCATCAAAGAGACTATGCGATGGAAGCCAAATGTTCCTACAGGAGTCGCGCACGAAGCCGAGGCTGATGGTTTCTACGAGGGCTACATGATTCCCAAAGGGTCTCGTATCCTACCTCTCGATAT TGCGTTCATGCGCAATCCCGTCAAATACCCAGACCCGGAGAACTTCCGACCTGAGCGATGGCTTGAGGCTGGCTGGCCTACTTTCCAGGAGCCTTTGACTCAATTTCCAACGATCATGGGCATGACATCGTTCGGATGGGGACAAAGAGCTTGCCTGGGACAGTCCGTGACGAGAGACGAGACCGTAGTGGCATGTGGAGGCCTTCTTTGGGGTTTCAACATAGGCAAGAAACCGGACAAGAATGGTCAACCCATCTGGCCGGCCTTGGACAAGTCGAACTCGCTTCTCATCATCAAACCTGATCCATTCGAGATGGCATTCGAACCACGGAGCGCTGGTCGCGCAGCAGAAATTGTACAGAATTGGAAGGCTACAGATGCTCAGGATCAAGCAGATCGAGCGGCGTTCGCAGAGAAAGCAGTTCCATTGGCAGTATGA
- a CDS encoding FAD-dependent monooxygenase fsr3, translating into MAVDGVDPKPLGSYPSSGIDVLVVGTGLAGLTAAVECIRKGHKVRVLERYATINTQGDMYFMGLSATRFFKHWPEMKAEYDSIGLHNAWIETFKHSGEQMIPPLSVAERLRDAGLDPNTPPGTFQMRPLIYQMFVRQVEKLGVDIEFNRRVVDYFEHEATGKGGCITDDGKRYEADVVIAADGVGSKSQKLVGGQVRARSSGRAMWRAAFPIEHLDKDPEVKEFFKMVGPEGDNPVVRTFLGPGTYALTLTRAETQIWIMNHNATNSSAENWNNKIDSQEVLDQMDEGVGSKPWAPIFKKLVKCTPPKTIVNFELLWRDPQPSWTSPNARVIQIGDAAHSYLPASSNGATQAIEDAVSLASCLQIAGKDNVAEAVRSHIRFRFIRTSCAQKLGFSNAELLQETDWDKVKLDPRRAQPKLPKWVWCHDPEKYTYENYHRNVENMKAGIKFDDSDVPPNFPPGYKYEPWTIDWIMDCMYKGVAVDLGPGQWE; encoded by the coding sequence ATGGCCGTCGACGGTGTGGATCCAAAGCCACTGGGCTCTTATCCTTCAAGCGGCATAGATGTGCTTGTCGTCGGCACTGGACTGGCTGGCTTGACTGCGGCGGTGGAATGCATCAGGAAGGGCCACAAAGTGCGCGTACTAGAACGATATGCAACAATCAATACCCAGGGCGATATGTACTTCATGGGCCTGAGCGCCACACGCTTCTTCAAGCACTGGCCTGAGATGAAAGCAGAGTACGACTCTATTGGACTCCACAATGCCTGGATCGAGACCTTCAAGCACAGCGGCGAGCAGATGATTCCCCCTCTTTCTGTTGCCGAACGTCTGCGGGATGCCGGCCTGGACCCAAACACTCCTCCCGGCACCTTCCAGATGCGACCTTTGATCTATCAGATGTTCGTCAGGCAAGTCGAGAAGCTAGGTGTGGACATTGAGTTCAACAGGCGAGTGGTGGACTATTTCGAGCATGAAGCGACTGGCAAGGGCGGCTGTATCACCGATGATGGCAAGCGATACGAGGCAGATGTGGTGATCGCGGCAGATGGAGTGGGATCGAAGTCGCAGAAGCTCGTTGGCGGACAGGTTCGCGCAAGGTCATCAGGTCGTGCTATGTGGCGCGCCGCGTTTCCAATCGAGCACCTCGATAAGGATCCGGAGGTGAAGGAGTTCTTCAAGATGGTTGGACCTGAAGGCGACAACCCAGTCGTCCGAACGTTCCTCGGTCCTGGCACCTATGCTCTTACGTTGACACGTGCCGAGACTCAGATCTGGATCATGAACCACAATGCTACCAACTCGTCCGCAGAGAATTGGAACAACAAGATCGACTCCCAGGAAGTCCTCGACCAGATGGATGAAGGCGTTGGCTCGAAGCCATGGGCACCGATCTTCAAGAAGCTTGTGAAGTGTACACCACCCAAGACAATCGTCAATTTCGAGCTTCTGTGGCGCGACCCACAGCCCAGCTGGACTTCTCCAAATGCCCGCGTGATCCAGATCGGCGACGCAGCACACTCCTACCTCCCTGCCTCAAGCAATGGCGCAACTCAAGCCATCGAGGACGCCGTATCACTGGCATCATGCCTCCAGATCGCCGGCAAAGACAACGTCGCCGAAGCCGTCCGCTCGCATATCCGCTTCAGATTCATTCGAACCTCGTGCGCACAGAAGCTTGGTTTCTCCAACGCAGAGCTGCTGCAGGAGACCGATTGGGATAAGGTGAAGCTGGACCCTCGTCGTGCTCAGCCAAAGCTGCCGAAATGGGTGTGGTGCCACGATCCGGAAAAGTACACGTACGAAAACTACCACCGGAATGTCGAAAACATGAAGGCTGGAATCAAATTTGACGATTCGGATGTCCCACCCAACTTCCCACCCGGATACAAGTACGAGCCCTGGACGATAGACTGGATCATGGACTGTATGTACAAGGGCGTAGCTGTCGATCTCGGACCAGGTCAATGGGAGTAA
- a CDS encoding Tyrosine-protein phosphatase cdcA has translation MPHHARSSQAEVPSVTSFGQVIEYIQDRLYLASYTHAPDENTPFPYPAKQSSRSPNKRSSRAQAGPQSVPTTPSAPPFYFSIDRSLLYNAFHADFGPLHIGHLYRFAVQLHEVLGHPDNENRAVVFWSSADSRSRANAACILATYMVLIQNWPPHLALAPIAQMDPPCMPFRDAGYSQADYSLTIQDVVYGVWKAKEEGLVGLKEFSLEEYEKYERVDMGDFNWVSPDFLAFASPQHQPTHIIPPSDPAYAQLPRSISAVQRDKSLPTPFKNVLVHFAERSIGLVVRLNSELYSPSYFTALGIKHLDMIFDDGTCPPLNLVKKFVNLAHSTINDKHKGIAVHCKAGLGRTGCLIGAYLVYRYGFTANEVIAFMRFMRPGMVVGPQQHWLHLNQGTFREWWFEDTMREKIMATVQPATPTRLQQSSSRRLASNGQTFTPPNGDRHAVSPRRALGEITNNEGAPTSNSYADDLKGSLGVADENLPAPTPGQPRKTNKVYGGRGIMTENQPFAAKVDAEVVSAQRTESEDERALRMLGRKASQSPVSRSGKRRAVSCTTTTTTTTKWDVPTDGSDSENRPETVDENDMPTNDRMASRTRPPRTPSAKSGNGIGALSVGKRSSPVRRSTEGKTSVRKTSGRVGSVGTQGVRAHKSS, from the exons ATGCCTCATCATGCCCGCTCCAGCCAGGCGGAGGTGCCTTCTGTGACCAGCTTCGGGCAGGTGATCGAGTACATTCAAG ACCGTCTGTACCTCGCATCTTACACCCACGCCCCAGACGAGAACACGCCGTTCCCATACCCGGCGAAGCAGAGCAGCCGCTCGCCGAATAAGCGATCATCGCGAGCGCAAGCTGGACCACAGAGCGTACCGACCACTCCATCCGCGCCACCTTTCTACTTCTCCATCGACCGCAGCCTCCTCTACAATGCCTTCCACGCAGACTTTGGTCCGCTTCACATTGGCCACCTGTACCGGTTCGCAGTACAGCTGCACGAGGTGCTTGGTCACCCAGACAACGAGAATCGGGCAGTAGTGTTCTGGAGCAGCGCAGACTCGAGAA GCCGAGCGAATGCAGCCTGCATTCTTGCCACCTATATGGTCCTGATCCAGAACTGGCCACCGCATCTTGCGCTTGCACCGATCGCACAGATGGACCCACCGTGCATGCCATTCCGCGATGCCGGCTACAGTCAAGCAGACTACTCCCTCACCATCCAGGATGTTGTTTATGGTGTCTGGAAGGCGAAAGAGGAAGGCCTGGTGGGACTTAAGGAGTTCAGCCTGGAAGAGTACGAGAAGTACGAGCGCGTGGACATGGGCGACTTCAACTGGGTGTCGCCAGACTTCCTGGCGTTTGCATCGCCACAACACCAACCTACACACATTATTCCGCCGTCCGATCCTGCATACGCGCAGCTCCCACGATCGATCTCGGCCGTGCAACGCGACAAGAGTCTCCCAACCCCGTTCAAGAACGTACTTGTGCACTTTGCCGAACGCAGCATCGGCCTGGTAGTGCGACTAAACTCGGAGCTTTACTCGCCCAGCTACTTTACCGCGCTCGGTATCAAGCACTTGGACATGATCTTCGACGACGGCACATGTCCACCTCTGAACCTGGTCAAGAAGTTTGTCAACTTGGCGCACTCGACAATCAACGACAAACACAAGGGAATCGCGGTACACTGCAAGGCTGGACTAGGCCGCACCGGATGCCTCATTGGCGCCTACCTTGTCTACCGATATGGCTTCACAGCAAATGAGGTGATTGCTTTCATGCGCTTCATGAGGCCAGGAATGGTTGTGGGCCCTCAACAGCATTGGCTACATCTGAATCAGGGCACCTTCCGGGAGTGGTGGTTCGAAGACACTATGCGGGAGAAGATCATGGCCACTGTGCAGCCCGCAACACCAACCAGGTTGCAGCAGTCTAGTAGCCGACGACTCGCCAGCAATGGCCAGACATTCACGCCTCCTAACGGTGACCGCCATGCTGTCAGTCCTCGGCGAGCACTGGGTGAAATTACTAACAACGAAGGCGCGCCCACTTCGAACTCTTACGCCGATGACCTGAAGGGCAGCTTGGGTGTTGCTGATGAGAATCTGCCAGCGCCAACTCCGGGACAACCAAGAAAGACGAACAAGGTCTATGGAGGTAGGGGGATCATGACCGAAAATCAGCCTTTCGCGGCCAAAGTCGATGCTGAGGTTGTGAGCGCACAACGAACAGAGAGTGAGGATGAGCGCGCTCTGCGAATGCTTGGGCGCAAGGCCAGTCAGTCGCCAGTAAGCCGCAGCGGCAAGAGGAGGGCAGTCTCTTGCACTACGACCACCACCACAACCACGAAGTGGGACGTTCCGACCGATGGGAGTGACTCAGAGAATCGACCTGAGACGGTGGATGAGAACGACATGCCGACCAACGACCGCATGGCGAGCCGAACCCGACCACCGCGAACACCGAGCGCAAAGAGCGGCAATGGCATTGGCGCGCTTAGTGTCGGCAAGCGGTCGTCGCCAGTTCGTCGCAGCACAGAGGGCAAGACCAGCGTGCGCAAAACCAGCGGTCGGGTCGGCAGCGTTGGCACTCAGGGCGTTCGGGCGCACAAGAGTTCCTAG
- a CDS encoding SET domain-containing protein 8, producing MLIKRGKAEGWLHLDIEGVTTWATASGIGFTNASPKIVPGRGIGLVTDRNLDYSESGKPLEILKISEDLVLSVEAVKQQAQFDRDFREVLDSLADFGQTPRGAILTFLLFQASVSCPYLPGRVGVHTPFTDYVKTLPCELLPTFWNPPERQLLVGTTLAPAVTSKLKSLELEYDQLCSSVAKTRWYQLVQDHIDLDDWMQVDAMFRSRALDFYGSCMIPGMDLASHAAGDSTNAFYDRADDKYYLWLLEDKNLPLGHEVSITYGDEKGACEMLFSYGFLDPEMETAETLFLSLKIPDNDVAKTAKMKVAGCAPGFKIIDTPSSTKSNASAEAAEAESTSTNSNEPPVGGIDWQGNFIWLLCVSKDEGLRFELARTIDGEEEMRAIFVDRELTGADDLRHALSQSELWPVYKLRAIVILQQRVFDQLQILYSTQEEVEAVLHGDASSVREAPYQQAMKLRSLEFELLEKAYEEFERQKLELAESSVVQKHLASMTGDQST from the exons ATGCTCATCAAGCGTGGCAAGGCCGAGGGGTGGCTCCATCTGGACATTGAGGGAGTCACAACATGGGCAACCGCCAGCGGTATCGGCTTCACCAATGCATCTCCCAAAATTGTGCCTGGAAGAGGCATCGGCCTTGTCACCGACCGTAATCTCGACTACTCGGAGTCTGGTAAACCCCTGGAAATACTGAAGATCAGCGAAGACCTTGTCCTATCAGTGGAGGCAGTAAAACAGCAGGCTCAGTTTGATCGAGACTTTCGAGAAGTTCTAGACAGTCTTGCCGATTTTGGACAGACCCCAAGAGGTGCAATACTCACCTTCCTTCTCTTCCAAGCGTCTGTATCTTGCCCATATCTCCCCGGTCGTGTCGGCGTACATACGCCATTCACAGA CTACGTCAAGACATTGCCGTGTGAGCTGTTACCTACCTTTTGGAACCCTCCAGAACGGCAACTACTTGTTGGTACAACCCTGGCTCCCGCAGTGACATCGAAGCTCAAGAGCCTGGAACTAGAATATGACCAGCTCTGCTCATCTGTAGCCAAGACTCGCTGGTATCAGCTGGTGCAAGATCACATCGATCTGGATGACTGGATGCAAGTTGATGCCATGTTCAGGTCACGAGCGCTCGACTTCTATGGTTCTTGCATGATTCCTGGCATGGACCTTGCTAGTCATGCCGCAGGCGACAGCACAAATGCATTCTACGATCGAGCAGATGA TAAGTACTATCTGTGGTTATTGGAAGACAAGAACCTCCCGTTAGGCCACGAGGTCAGCATAACGTATGGGGACGAGAAAGGCGCCTGCGAGATGCTATTCTCCTATGGCTTTCTGGACCCCGAGATGGAGACGGCAGAGACATTGTTCTTGAGCTTGAAGATCCCAGACAATGATGTGGCCAAGACTGCGAAGATGAAG GTCGCTGGTTGTGCCCCGGGCTTCAAGATCATCGATACTCCCTCGAGCACCAAATCAAATGCTTCAGCTGAAGCCGCGGAAGCAGAGTCAACATCAACAAACAGCAACGAACCGCCAGTGGGTGGTATCGATTGGCAAGGCAACTTCATCTGGCTGCTTTGTGTCAGCAAAGATGAAGGGCTGCGCTTCGAGCTTGCCAGGACAATTGACGGCGAGGAAGAAATGCGGGCTATTTTCGTTGACCGTGAGTTGACGGGGGCCGACGACTTGCGACACGCGCTCTCACAATCCGAATTATGGCCAGTGTACAAGCTACGTGCGATCGTGATCTTGCAGCAGCGAGTATTCGATCAGCTGCAGATCTTGTACAGCACTCAGGAGGAGGTCGAAGCTGTGCTCCACGGTGACGCATCTAGCGTTAGAGAAGCGCCATACCAGCAGGCCATGAAGCTGAGAAGTCTTGAATTCGAGCTTCTCGAAAAGGCGTATGAGGAATTTGAGCGACAG AAGCTTGAACTGGCCGAATCTTCTGTTGTTCAAAAACACCTGGCCTCAATGACCGGGGATCAGTCTACCTAA